In Hydractinia symbiolongicarpus strain clone_291-10 chromosome 15, HSymV2.1, whole genome shotgun sequence, one DNA window encodes the following:
- the LOC130629035 gene encoding ubiquitin carboxyl-terminal hydrolase 12-like, with amino-acid sequence IPNHVLHSSRLPYNKWRPTVDKSHSHPDPEPPTNSTPAKPTHAGLINKGNTCYANSILQALSVTPALWSQSASESSFVSPLAKSVLLTMSLLSKFTSVIDPSAFLRALQRKMSNARNNPFNINTQQDVPEILPHVLNELTGPSVSVINIITNKVTTTISCNSCLLSSSREESMSILPLRFKQHNRLH; translated from the coding sequence ATTCCGAATCATGTGCTACACTCCAGTCGTCTACCTTACAACAAGTGGAGGCCAACTGTGGATAAAAGTCACTCACACCCGGACCCAGAACCGCCTACCAACAGCACTCCAGCAAAACCAACTCATGCTGGTCTGATTAATAAAGGGAATACATGCTATGCTAATTCTATCCTGCAAGCATTATCTGTAACTCCTGCACTTTGGTCACAAAGTGCATCGGAGTCCTCTTTTGTTTCCCCCCTGGCCAAGTCCGTCTTGCTGACTATGTCTCTGTTGTCTAAATTCACCTCAGTTATAGACCCTTCCGCCTTTCTTCGAGCGTTACAACGTAAGATGTCCAATGCTAGGAACAACCCATTCAATATTAACACACAGCAGGATGTTCCTGAGATTCTACCTCATGTATTAAACGAGTTGACAGGGCCATCAGTTAGCGTTATCAATATTATTACCAACAAAGTAACTACAACAATATCTTGTAATTCATGCCTCTTGTCTTCCAGTAGGGAGGAAAGTATGTCCATTCTGCCACTTCGTTTCAAACAACATAACAGGCTCCATTAA
- the LOC130628946 gene encoding uncharacterized protein LOC130628946 has translation MALDGNHKLIRWGFIVHGCIDGYSRKIMYLKCHINNKAETVLNIFCDAVQSFGLPSRVRGDQGVENYDVARFMFWHPARGPGRSSYIAGKSCHNQRIERLWRDVFTLSLSKYYCVFWYLEDSNLLDISNGLHLYVVKIVFVHLINVDLQRFKDGWD, from the coding sequence ATGGCACTTGATGGAAACCACAAGTTAATTCGTTGGGGATTTATAGTTCATGGTTGCATAGACGGATATTCCAGGAAGATCATGTATTTGAAATGTCATATAAACAACAAAGCAGAGACAGTGCTTAACATATTCTGTGACGCTGTGCAATCATTCGGTCTTCCATCTAGAGTAAGGGGCGACCAAGGTGTGGAAAACTATGATGTTGCAAGGTTCATGTTCTGGCACCCGGCGCGTGGACCCGGGCGCAGCAGTTATATTGCTGGAAAATCTTGCCACAATCAACGAATAGAAAGATTGTGGAGAGATGTTTTTACCCTGTCACTGTCAAAATATTATTGCGTTTTCTGGTATTTAGAAGACAGTAATTTGTTAGACATATCGAATGGTCTTCACTTGTACGTAGTAAAAATTGTGTTTGTACATCTGATAAATGTAGATTTACAAAGATTTAAGGATGGTTGGGATTGA